The following proteins come from a genomic window of Pirellula staleyi DSM 6068:
- a CDS encoding helix-turn-helix domain-containing protein — MLLSHLVYLNQRSPGLYGKHRLKPSFVAGLTDEDLNPNPDEFLRRPYFATYTRLFNTLGLSERRVVEAVYALQSRGLIDRFKIKGHRGPVLVLDRNVHFELAQLGKLDGAWKPHPDECEWRTWLNASEFIALPRLTQSLVLARWLRWLERKGIKKRPENTHGQIAQQAGLSERSVALAMKQLQKAGLLRADYINRKIPSRKLIRIPSPVHGATEREQLCRLTVEQLAKRYRLPLGTDLSVFWRDDEDHAANNHADKAGKIATLEHYEIATPMGPPVRPEVKHRRRRKISRQDARPAFSSVD, encoded by the coding sequence TTGCTGCTGTCCCATCTCGTGTACCTCAATCAACGCAGTCCGGGCCTTTACGGAAAGCACAGGCTCAAACCGTCATTTGTGGCGGGCCTTACCGACGAGGATCTCAACCCGAATCCGGACGAGTTTCTGCGGCGTCCCTACTTCGCGACCTACACGCGGCTGTTCAATACGCTCGGGTTGTCCGAGCGCCGCGTCGTCGAGGCTGTCTATGCCCTGCAGTCACGTGGGTTGATTGATCGGTTCAAGATAAAGGGGCATCGCGGCCCGGTGCTGGTGCTGGATCGAAACGTGCACTTTGAGCTGGCCCAACTGGGGAAGCTCGATGGCGCATGGAAGCCGCATCCCGATGAATGTGAATGGCGAACGTGGCTCAACGCCTCCGAGTTCATAGCGTTGCCACGGCTGACACAGTCGCTGGTGTTGGCGCGGTGGTTGCGCTGGCTTGAAAGGAAGGGAATAAAGAAGCGTCCGGAAAACACTCACGGGCAGATCGCCCAGCAAGCGGGGCTTTCGGAGCGATCTGTGGCGCTGGCTATGAAGCAGCTCCAGAAGGCTGGATTGCTAAGGGCCGATTACATCAATCGAAAGATTCCGTCACGCAAATTGATTCGCATCCCCAGCCCCGTACATGGCGCCACGGAACGCGAGCAACTATGTCGGTTGACGGTCGAGCAGCTCGCCAAGCGTTATCGTCTGCCGTTGGGAACTGACCTGTCAGTTTTCTGGCGGGATGACGAGGACCACGCTGCCAACAACCATGCTGACAAGGCAGGCAAAATCGCAACGCTTGAACACTACGAGATCGCCACACCAATGGGACCACCCGTGCGGCCCGAGGTGAAGCACAGGCGTCGCCGGAAGATTTCCCGTCAAGATGCTCGTCCAGCCTTCAGTTCAGTGGATTGA